A single region of the Arthrobacter sp. PAMC25564 genome encodes:
- a CDS encoding DUF4395 domain-containing protein yields MSKLIDAQTPAVASHGGIDWRKVFAFPNPVNEYSARITAGLVVVLSVATLVTGLLTGLGWGLAVIALGFWLRVLFGPRISPFGILSVKVLTPILGKKRLVAGPPKRFAQGIGAAISTAAAILFAAGLAPGAWILLAILIVAASLESFAGFCLGCTIFGFLQRRGFIPEDICEACNNISLRRA; encoded by the coding sequence ATGAGCAAACTGATCGATGCACAGACGCCTGCCGTTGCCTCGCACGGCGGAATCGATTGGCGCAAGGTCTTCGCGTTCCCGAACCCGGTGAACGAGTATTCAGCACGCATCACGGCCGGACTCGTTGTGGTGCTGTCCGTCGCGACCCTGGTGACCGGCCTGCTGACCGGCCTTGGCTGGGGGCTGGCCGTCATCGCCCTCGGGTTCTGGCTGCGGGTGCTGTTCGGCCCCCGGATCTCGCCCTTCGGGATACTCTCCGTCAAGGTCCTCACCCCTATCCTCGGAAAGAAACGCCTGGTCGCGGGGCCCCCGAAGCGCTTCGCGCAGGGCATCGGCGCCGCCATATCCACCGCCGCAGCGATCCTTTTCGCCGCCGGCCTGGCGCCGGGGGCGTGGATCCTGCTCGCAATCCTGATCGTCGCGGCCTCGCTGGAATCGTTTGCCGGCTTCTGCCTTGGCTGCACCATCTTCGGTTTCCTGCAGCGCCGCGGCTTCATCCCCGAAGACATCTGCGAGGCCTGCAACAACATTTCGCTGCGCCGCGCCTGA
- a CDS encoding ADP-ribosylglycohydrolase family protein produces MSTEPGTTPAPRPLPSAPTPPVLSHGSRIHGCLLGGALGDSLGYAVEFDDITAIRARFGPAGLQDFAALDGGSHFSDDTQMTLYTVDGLVEALEWANSGVGADTNACLWLAYLRWLGTQGVPLPPSAPVQPPRWIDTHEVLKHRRAPGSTVLSGLASGEMGTVYRPVNPESKGCGTVMRSAPFGLIPYIAPESVYKISADAASLTHGHPAARQSSGALSLMIHSLTAGRGLREAADYALGHLRAGNLGRNESPDAALLERLEGALRLAAQPGQPGNPAARGLLSPEELVRELGEGWVAEEALAVAVYAVLATEPDPTAAVSGRPEAHFRAAIAVAVNHSGDSDSTASIAGNILGTFYGEECLPAGWLQTLEAPEVIRGMAEQLALVTGA; encoded by the coding sequence ATGAGCACCGAGCCCGGCACCACCCCTGCGCCACGTCCCCTGCCGTCTGCGCCGACCCCACCCGTGCTGTCCCACGGGTCCCGCATCCACGGCTGCCTGCTCGGTGGCGCACTGGGTGACTCACTGGGGTACGCCGTCGAATTCGATGACATCACCGCCATCCGGGCCAGGTTCGGCCCCGCGGGGCTGCAGGACTTTGCGGCGCTCGACGGCGGCAGCCACTTTTCCGACGACACCCAGATGACGCTCTACACCGTTGATGGCCTCGTGGAGGCGCTCGAATGGGCCAACTCGGGGGTCGGCGCGGATACCAACGCCTGCCTGTGGCTTGCGTACCTGCGCTGGCTCGGCACCCAGGGTGTGCCCCTCCCGCCGTCGGCCCCGGTGCAGCCGCCCCGCTGGATTGACACGCACGAAGTGCTCAAACACCGCCGTGCCCCGGGCAGCACGGTCCTGAGCGGCCTCGCCAGCGGCGAAATGGGCACGGTGTACCGGCCGGTCAATCCGGAGTCGAAGGGCTGCGGCACGGTGATGCGCTCCGCGCCGTTCGGCCTGATCCCCTACATCGCGCCGGAATCCGTCTATAAAATCAGTGCCGACGCGGCGTCCCTGACCCACGGCCACCCCGCTGCCCGGCAGAGTTCGGGCGCCCTGAGCCTGATGATCCACTCCCTGACGGCCGGCCGCGGCCTGCGTGAAGCCGCGGACTACGCGCTCGGACACCTGCGGGCCGGAAACCTGGGCAGGAACGAGTCCCCGGACGCGGCGTTGCTCGAACGGCTGGAGGGGGCACTGCGCCTGGCCGCGCAGCCCGGACAGCCCGGAAACCCGGCCGCCCGCGGACTGCTCAGCCCGGAGGAACTGGTGCGGGAACTGGGCGAAGGCTGGGTGGCCGAGGAGGCACTCGCCGTCGCCGTCTACGCGGTGCTGGCAACTGAACCGGACCCGACGGCGGCGGTTTCCGGCCGTCCGGAGGCCCACTTCCGTGCGGCGATCGCCGTCGCGGTGAACCACAGCGGGGACAGCGATTCCACCGCCTCGATTGCTGGGAACATCCTGGGCACGTTCTACGGCGAGGAATGCCTGCCGGCGGGGTGGCTGCAGACGCTCGAAGCCCCGGAGGTCATCCGGGGCATGGCGGAACAGCTGGCGCTTGTGACCGGCGCCTGA
- a CDS encoding DUF202 domain-containing protein, which translates to MREPAWRKTGNTPDYRFSLANERTFLAWIRTSLALIAGALAIDQLAPSIAPGPVRIALCVVLAVLGAGLAALAYHRWGQMEAAMRNNRELPFSGLMLVMTIGVAAAAFTFAVLILVAR; encoded by the coding sequence ATGCGCGAACCAGCGTGGCGGAAGACCGGAAACACCCCCGACTACAGGTTCTCCCTGGCCAACGAACGCACTTTCCTGGCCTGGATCAGGACCTCGCTTGCCCTCATCGCCGGTGCCCTGGCGATTGACCAACTGGCCCCGTCCATTGCTCCCGGCCCGGTCCGGATTGCCCTGTGCGTCGTGCTGGCGGTCCTGGGAGCAGGCCTGGCCGCGCTCGCCTACCACCGCTGGGGCCAGATGGAGGCGGCCATGCGGAACAACCGGGAGCTGCCGTTCTCCGGCTTGATGCTGGTGATGACCATTGGGGTGGCAGCCGCGGCCTTCACCTTTGCCGTCCTGATCCTGGTGGCGCGTTGA
- a CDS encoding DUF202 domain-containing protein, which produces MSAGPRRDPGLQPERTSLAWRRTVLALVVVDLLVWRSWALAVTRAAPGSAAGAPDYLGICALTAMAATVVLCLCVLARGRELRSSSAAPRAALMRWAAAAVVVLAGSAVAAVALGR; this is translated from the coding sequence TTGAGCGCAGGGCCCCGCCGGGACCCCGGGCTCCAGCCCGAGCGGACCTCCCTGGCCTGGCGCCGGACGGTACTGGCCCTGGTCGTGGTGGACCTGCTGGTCTGGCGCAGCTGGGCGCTTGCGGTAACCCGGGCCGCTCCTGGTTCCGCCGCCGGAGCCCCGGATTACCTGGGGATCTGCGCGCTGACCGCGATGGCGGCCACCGTCGTCCTCTGCCTGTGCGTGCTGGCCCGCGGCAGGGAACTCCGGAGTTCCTCGGCGGCGCCCCGGGCGGCGCTGATGCGCTGGGCGGCCGCCGCCGTCGTCGTCCTGGCCGGCAGCGCCGTCGCCGCGGTGGCACTGGGACGCTGA
- a CDS encoding aquaporin, which yields MSTPVSAPVTGGIKPSAARDDSPRPGFVARLSAEALGTLFVVVAGLGVPLFTIPQSNPLPASLAAGLALTAAMLAFGYLSGGHFNPAVTVGNAIAGRIRLTEAAAYLGAQLVGALLGAVTLFAILRTIPKISDSRAAFDTVTAGFGEHSITQAPMAGVLLVEVLGAALLVAVYLGTTSRHNPSRAAAPFAVGLTTAVLLQLGQAIGNDPFNPARATASALFSNVDSLGQLWLFWVAPVVGAALAGLVFRGFAQTAAQLQPAVPNAVPDEDDGEEDAAGARAAAAPAPAQDSRTADGDEARDFFDKRGV from the coding sequence ATGAGCACGCCTGTGTCAGCCCCCGTGACGGGCGGCATCAAGCCGTCCGCCGCCCGCGACGATTCGCCCCGGCCCGGATTTGTGGCCCGGCTGTCCGCCGAGGCCCTCGGGACACTGTTCGTGGTGGTCGCAGGCCTGGGCGTACCGCTGTTCACGATTCCGCAGTCCAACCCGCTGCCCGCTTCCCTTGCGGCAGGCCTGGCGCTGACGGCGGCCATGCTGGCGTTCGGCTACCTCTCCGGCGGCCACTTCAACCCGGCGGTCACGGTGGGCAACGCCATTGCGGGCCGCATCCGGCTGACCGAAGCCGCAGCCTACCTCGGTGCGCAGCTGGTCGGCGCCCTGCTTGGCGCCGTCACCCTCTTCGCCATCCTGCGCACCATCCCCAAGATCAGCGACTCCCGGGCCGCCTTTGACACCGTCACGGCCGGCTTCGGCGAACACTCCATCACCCAGGCCCCGATGGCCGGCGTGCTGCTCGTGGAGGTCCTCGGCGCCGCCCTGCTCGTCGCGGTCTACCTCGGCACCACCTCGCGCCACAACCCGTCCAGGGCGGCGGCTCCGTTCGCCGTCGGCCTGACCACGGCCGTGCTGCTGCAGCTCGGGCAGGCGATCGGCAACGACCCCTTCAACCCGGCCCGCGCCACCGCCTCCGCCCTCTTCAGCAACGTGGACTCGCTCGGACAGCTGTGGCTCTTCTGGGTCGCCCCCGTGGTCGGTGCCGCGCTCGCGGGACTGGTCTTCCGCGGCTTCGCGCAGACCGCCGCGCAGCTGCAGCCGGCCGTTCCGAACGCCGTGCCGGACGAGGATGACGGCGAGGAGGACGCCGCCGGGGCGCGCGCCGCCGCTGCTCCGGCCCCGGCACAGGATTCCCGGACGGCGGACGGTGACGAGGCCCGCGACTTCTTTGACAAGCGCGGGGTGTAA
- a CDS encoding exonuclease SbcCD subunit D — MRLLHTSDWHLGRSFHGVGMLDAQRAYVDQLVSFVRDESVDVVLIAGDVYDRALPGVDVVGLLDDALVRLTGAGAQVVLTSGNHDSAIRLGFASRLLERGGVHLRTRLAELDKPVLFPLDAGAGDGSDDGPVLAVYGIPWLEPRLVAEQLGVGTASHFEVTRAATALIRDDLGVRSKTRTVHSVVLAHTFASGGISSDSERDLSIGGVGAVPLDLFDGFGYTALGHLHGRQELSAAVRYSGSPLAYSFSEAKHKKGGWLVEVDASGVTGVTEVLWEAPRTLAVLRGRIEDLLSAEEFGWAEDAYCQITLTDAQRPAQAMERLRARFPDTLVLGFDPEGAAATARTSYSSRLAEADDDLSICCGFLEHVRGRGADDAEAAVLGQALEAVRLEGISL; from the coding sequence ATGCGGCTATTGCACACCTCGGACTGGCACCTGGGCCGGTCATTCCACGGCGTCGGGATGCTCGATGCGCAGCGCGCCTACGTAGACCAGCTCGTCAGTTTCGTCCGTGACGAGTCGGTCGACGTCGTCCTGATCGCGGGAGACGTCTATGACCGCGCCCTGCCCGGGGTCGACGTCGTGGGCCTGCTCGACGACGCCCTGGTGCGCCTCACGGGCGCCGGCGCCCAGGTGGTGCTGACCAGCGGGAACCACGATTCGGCGATCCGGCTAGGGTTCGCGTCCCGGCTGCTGGAGCGCGGGGGAGTGCACCTGCGCACCCGGCTGGCCGAACTGGACAAACCGGTGCTGTTTCCGCTCGACGCCGGCGCCGGGGACGGCTCCGATGACGGTCCCGTGCTGGCCGTCTATGGCATTCCCTGGCTGGAACCCCGGCTCGTCGCCGAACAGCTGGGTGTCGGGACGGCCAGCCATTTCGAGGTGACGCGCGCCGCCACGGCCCTCATCCGGGACGATCTGGGCGTTCGTTCCAAGACGCGGACCGTCCACTCCGTGGTCCTGGCCCACACCTTCGCGAGCGGCGGGATCAGCTCGGACAGCGAACGGGACCTGAGCATCGGCGGCGTCGGCGCCGTGCCGCTGGATCTCTTCGACGGTTTCGGCTACACCGCGCTCGGACACCTGCACGGCCGGCAGGAGCTCTCGGCCGCCGTGCGCTACTCGGGATCCCCGCTCGCCTACTCCTTCTCCGAAGCGAAGCACAAGAAGGGCGGCTGGCTCGTGGAAGTCGACGCCTCGGGCGTCACCGGGGTCACCGAGGTGCTCTGGGAGGCGCCACGGACCCTGGCCGTGCTGCGGGGCAGGATCGAGGATCTGCTCTCGGCCGAGGAATTCGGCTGGGCGGAAGATGCCTACTGCCAGATCACCCTTACGGACGCCCAGCGTCCCGCGCAGGCCATGGAACGGCTGCGCGCACGTTTCCCGGACACCCTGGTGCTCGGGTTCGACCCCGAAGGCGCGGCTGCGACGGCCAGGACCAGCTACAGCAGCCGGCTCGCCGAGGCCGACGACGACCTGTCCATCTGCTGCGGCTTCCTTGAGCATGTCCGTGGCCGGGGTGCCGACGACGCCGAAGCGGCTGTCCTCGGGCAAGCGCTGGAAGCCGTCCGGCTCGAAGGGATTTCCCTGTGA